One window of the Archangium primigenium genome contains the following:
- a CDS encoding non-ribosomal peptide synthetase, whose amino-acid sequence MSDSPSLAGEPRGSVASGVYPLSHAQQRIWLTEQLHPGTPIANLAGLLTIRGPVQLPLLARALALFAQGTEALQLEFLVRGGQLVQRRSARAVPPPEVVDFSSAPEPQAAAEAWAQAQARTPFSLFDGPLFRLAVVKLGPERGGYFACLHHLIGDGFSLGLLARNVQRLYEALAAGRAPEPTGGSYARYVERERAWLASPEAERERQAWLTRLSGLDEPALLRAVGSALDDTRTVRHTLVLDEVTTREVSQYVQRAGSSLPRFFAALTGLFVSRLTGRRDVCLGSFVHGRAEREDLVTCGMMVGTVPLRFQVEGRAPFTQLLRDVGTAQHQALKRSRYPFDLLAQQLRAGRGEGVTLFDVLVSFQTGRFEARWDGHPVDIHWLSNGHETHALAVHVNDRTARGQLLLDLDFRASAFPEEQPAVLTESLRHLLDEVLIEGREARSRPVSGLSVVSPPQAARLAAWNPAPEAFSRESTVAELLAWRAERSPERVAVRAGGRTLTQGALQAKARAVAAALHARGAGPGAVVGLMVSRSELLLVGQLGILQSGAAYLPLDAHLPPERLAALVADAGVQCVVVDGLHAAQAEALGRDVLQVEPLAPVTTPVPSRAGPEDVAYVLYTSGSTGKPKGVQVPHRAVVNFLAAMARALPLDGEGLRFLCTTTSTFDIFVLETLLPLWLGHEVVMADEAAQRAPDALGALIQAHACDLVQLTPSRLQLLLEVPAGRAALAAARLVLVGGEALPAPLLARLRATTRARIFNMYGPTETTVWSTVSELTHKERVDVGRPVLNTQVLVLGPDGEPLPPGVVGELCIAGEGLARGYLGRPELTAERFVASPLADGGRMYRTGDRARWLPGGELEHHGRIDFQVKLRGHRIELGEIEAQLLASGLASAAVVVVRQAPGVGAVLAAFYVPTQDTRSPRNVLSRVLPDYMVPSHFVTLSALPTLPSGKVDRHALVLVSGPEGFERECVPAETETERRLLALFSQVLGVERLGVTDGFFERGGHSLLAVRLVHQVAEVFGRTLSLADVFHAPTVRALAARLESAASPLAPLPRVADAPHFRASPAQRQLFILQAQGGGADTRYHMTGALAVSGPLDVARLESALRALVQRHEAFRTSFALVDDDVVQRVAPSVPFALERLEGQGDVPTWARRFVRPFDLSVAPLFRAGLVAREGQPALLLVDLHHIISDAASVALVLAELVALYDGQVLPAPGPRPVDVSAWRQARLGTSEGEADGAYWMRVFAEPPPPLDLPADGVRTAQASLDAAVHTVTLPAESAERLRAWCRQHSTTLFNGLLAAFSLLLSRHGATRDVVVGTPVLGRTHPQLHEAVGFHVDTLALRNEVHEALSVEDFLAQVSRTTAQALAHQEFPFAHLVETLHARGGLARGSLFDVLFSLEEEGRTAFTCASGVRLERLDNPLPSSKVELTLTAQVREAGALRLEWSYRTALFSAERIAGLARRYVRLLDALVTQPGAALRDLPMFSAAERTRLVEGFGQRHDYPLHRTLGELFEEQAALHPEALAAWHEGQGLTYRELDARTNQLARRLRALGVERETVLAVLARPSLEMVVGILAVVKAGGTYLPLDPAHPAERLELLLQDAGARWVLEDVPHPEVRTEAPRLTLSAPSSFDADAAPLARVNAPEDRLYIIYTSGTTGRPKGVMVEHRALCNQVYWLRRMFAPAGQMRHMLLVSPAVDVSVHQLFLPLMRGDALFLPTYDTLVSPEGLYAYVVEHRIDVVDSVPALLKGLLEHGTGRAKLRVPYLGFGGDVLSASVVELVERHAEISTLINYYGPTEACLNTTALFTQDWRQYTQVPIGPPVDNYRVYLVDASLNLVPPGSVGELCVGGVGLARGYLGRPDLTAERFVPNPFASGERMYRTGDLARWLPDGKLEFLGRVDHQVKIRGFRVETAEIEAVISRLPGVADCVVEALEDPDGDKRLAAFLVARAGETLEPSRVREALKARLPAYMVPSVLVPLAALPVTMSGKLDRKALAGLATSVGTVTGAQTRPLTPFEQRLAALWSEVLGAPVSQPSDDFFDHGGHSLLATQVRSRVSQLLGVDAPLRLLFEHPVLEDYARALEELRPQASATPVVPIPVVPRTEVLPLSSAQQRLWFLDQLEPGSPLYNIAGAVQLEGALDEAALTKAFRALVARHESLRTTFATRDGTGVQVIHPEGSFSLEVEDLRAQPEARSDAALTQRLARVAQQPFSLAHGPLLRVRLVRLEAERGVVLVVMHHIISDGWSINVLLREFAALYAGQLAGAPVALAPLPIQYADYAHWQRAGQGRDALAEDLAFWTAHLGSRPPPLRLPTDRPRPSVLTHAGALLSGRWSPALLQGLQETSRRSGRTLFMTLLAAFQALLHRYTGQRTVIVGTPIAQRTRAETEGLIGCFVNTLALRADVDPARSFADFADDVGRAVLSAFTHQALPFDVLVEQLGVERDLSQSPLVQVLFALQNTPGGPVELPGLRMSPLEVPTGTARFELSVALSEEPDGLAYTFEYNTDLFQPETMRRLARAFEVLLEGVVQAPDTRVRALPVVPPEEQRFLEGLARTERPVEHRLARDLLEAQARLRPDALALQHRGERVTFAEWERRANQLAWALRARGVGPESVVALSLEPSIDVLVTFFGILKAGAAYVPLDPSYPADRLAFMLKDSGARWLITREHLLGQLPVPEGVEAFVWEREAERLASHPATPPPVAAEPESLAYLIYTSGSTGLPKAVMISNGAMVNYSAAAAHAYGLRATDRALLLSPISFDMSLEQILPCLHVGGTLVIREEDTLDSVERFVERVREWEIGFLSMPAALWAELTAALEQGRLQLPPSVRVVNSGGEKILPSRVLTWRRAVGPSVRMMNSYGPTEVTVIGTTCDLTALEQEVLETHEVPLGRAIANVRVHVLDPDLRPVARGVAGEIYIGGAGVGRGYHRRPELTAERFVPDPFAPTAGARMYRTGDVARLLDNGMVEYLGRGDHQVKIRGFRIELGEIETALSQHPQVRDVVVVVREEPPAGKRLVAYVTARGDRPAAGAELRGFLKGRMPDYLVPHAYVCLEALPIAPGGKVDRSRLPAPEREQGQAFVAPQGELQSAVAALYAAVLSVPQVGATDDFFSLGGHSLLATQLVARLRDALSVEVPLKTIFEHPSVEALARAVEALRQQGAPSGEERIGRASRQGRKVKR is encoded by the coding sequence ATGTCCGACAGCCCTTCGCTCGCCGGTGAGCCGCGCGGTTCCGTTGCCTCTGGCGTCTACCCGCTCAGCCACGCCCAGCAGCGCATCTGGCTCACGGAACAGCTCCACCCGGGAACGCCCATCGCCAACCTGGCGGGTCTGCTCACCATCCGGGGGCCCGTCCAACTGCCCCTGCTGGCGCGGGCGCTGGCGCTCTTCGCCCAGGGCACCGAGGCACTCCAGCTCGAGTTCCTCGTGCGGGGGGGGCAGCTCGTCCAGCGGCGGTCGGCGCGCGCCGTGCCCCCGCCGGAGGTGGTGGATTTCTCCTCCGCGCCGGAGCCCCAGGCCGCCGCGGAAGCCTGGGCCCAGGCGCAGGCGCGCACGCCGTTCTCGCTCTTCGATGGGCCCCTCTTCCGGCTCGCGGTGGTGAAGCTCGGGCCGGAGCGGGGGGGGTACTTCGCCTGTCTGCACCACCTCATCGGCGATGGCTTCTCGCTCGGTCTGCTGGCCCGGAACGTCCAGCGCCTCTACGAGGCCCTCGCGGCGGGCCGTGCGCCCGAGCCGACGGGGGGCTCCTATGCGCGGTACGTGGAGCGGGAGCGGGCCTGGCTCGCTTCGCCCGAGGCCGAGCGCGAGCGTCAGGCGTGGCTGACTCGGCTGTCCGGACTGGACGAGCCCGCCCTGCTGCGCGCGGTGGGCTCCGCGCTGGATGACACCCGCACCGTGCGCCACACGCTGGTGCTGGACGAGGTCACCACCCGCGAGGTGTCCCAGTACGTCCAGCGCGCGGGCAGCTCGTTGCCGCGCTTCTTCGCCGCGCTCACCGGGCTCTTCGTCTCCCGACTGACGGGCCGCCGGGACGTGTGCCTGGGCTCGTTCGTCCATGGCCGCGCCGAGCGGGAGGACTTGGTCACCTGCGGCATGATGGTGGGCACGGTGCCGCTGCGCTTCCAGGTGGAGGGCCGCGCGCCCTTCACCCAACTGCTGCGCGACGTGGGCACCGCCCAGCACCAGGCGCTCAAGCGGTCGCGCTACCCGTTCGATCTGCTGGCGCAGCAACTGCGCGCGGGCCGGGGCGAGGGTGTCACGCTCTTCGACGTACTCGTCTCCTTCCAGACGGGACGCTTCGAGGCCCGGTGGGACGGGCACCCGGTGGACATCCACTGGCTGTCCAATGGCCACGAGACGCATGCCCTGGCCGTGCACGTGAACGACCGCACCGCGCGGGGCCAGCTCTTGCTCGACCTGGACTTCCGCGCGAGCGCCTTTCCGGAAGAGCAGCCCGCCGTGCTGACCGAGAGCCTGCGGCACCTGCTGGACGAGGTGCTCATCGAGGGGCGCGAGGCGCGCAGCCGCCCGGTGTCCGGACTGTCCGTGGTGAGTCCCCCCCAGGCGGCGCGGCTGGCGGCATGGAATCCGGCGCCGGAGGCGTTCTCCCGGGAGTCCACCGTGGCGGAGCTGTTGGCCTGGCGGGCGGAGCGGTCACCGGAGCGGGTGGCGGTGCGCGCGGGAGGGCGAACCCTCACCCAGGGCGCGCTCCAGGCGAAGGCCCGCGCGGTGGCGGCGGCGCTGCACGCACGGGGCGCGGGACCGGGCGCGGTGGTGGGGCTCATGGTCTCCCGCTCGGAGCTGCTGCTCGTGGGCCAGCTCGGCATCCTCCAGTCCGGCGCCGCCTACCTGCCGCTGGACGCGCACCTGCCGCCCGAGCGACTCGCGGCCCTGGTGGCGGACGCCGGCGTTCAGTGCGTGGTGGTGGATGGCCTCCACGCGGCCCAGGCCGAGGCGCTCGGGCGGGACGTCCTCCAGGTGGAGCCCCTGGCGCCAGTGACGACGCCCGTGCCCTCGCGCGCGGGGCCCGAGGACGTGGCCTATGTCCTCTACACCTCCGGCTCCACGGGCAAGCCCAAGGGCGTGCAGGTGCCCCACCGCGCGGTGGTCAACTTCCTGGCGGCCATGGCCCGGGCGCTCCCGCTCGACGGCGAGGGCCTGCGCTTCCTGTGCACCACCACCAGCACCTTCGACATCTTCGTGCTGGAGACCTTGCTGCCCCTGTGGCTCGGGCACGAGGTGGTGATGGCGGACGAGGCGGCGCAGCGCGCTCCGGACGCGCTCGGCGCGCTCATCCAGGCGCACGCGTGTGACCTGGTCCAGCTCACGCCCTCGCGCTTGCAGTTGCTCCTGGAGGTGCCGGCGGGGCGCGCGGCGCTCGCGGCGGCGCGGCTGGTGCTCGTGGGCGGCGAGGCGCTGCCGGCTCCGCTCCTCGCGCGGCTGCGGGCCACGACCCGCGCGCGGATCTTCAATATGTACGGCCCCACCGAGACCACCGTCTGGTCCACGGTGAGCGAGCTGACGCACAAGGAGCGCGTCGACGTGGGCCGCCCCGTGCTCAACACCCAGGTCCTGGTGCTCGGCCCCGACGGGGAGCCGCTGCCGCCCGGGGTGGTGGGTGAGCTGTGCATCGCGGGCGAGGGCCTCGCGCGGGGCTACCTCGGCCGTCCGGAGCTCACCGCCGAGCGCTTCGTCGCCTCGCCCCTGGCGGACGGCGGGCGCATGTACCGCACCGGTGACCGTGCCCGCTGGCTGCCTGGCGGAGAGCTGGAGCATCACGGGCGCATCGACTTCCAGGTGAAGCTGCGTGGCCACCGCATCGAGCTGGGGGAGATCGAGGCGCAGCTGCTCGCCTCGGGACTCGCCTCGGCGGCGGTGGTGGTGGTGCGCCAGGCGCCCGGCGTGGGCGCCGTGCTGGCCGCCTTCTACGTTCCCACCCAGGACACGCGCTCGCCGCGGAACGTCCTGTCGCGCGTGCTGCCCGACTACATGGTGCCCTCGCACTTCGTGACGCTCTCCGCCCTGCCCACGCTGCCCAGCGGCAAGGTGGATCGTCACGCGCTGGTGCTCGTCTCCGGACCGGAGGGTTTCGAGCGCGAGTGCGTCCCCGCCGAGACCGAGACCGAGCGGCGACTGCTCGCCCTGTTCTCCCAGGTGCTGGGCGTGGAGCGCCTGGGCGTGACGGATGGCTTCTTCGAGCGGGGAGGACACTCCCTGCTCGCGGTGCGGCTGGTGCACCAAGTGGCCGAGGTGTTCGGGCGGACGCTGTCCCTGGCGGACGTCTTCCACGCGCCCACCGTGCGGGCCCTCGCCGCCCGTCTGGAGTCGGCCGCGAGCCCGCTGGCCCCCTTGCCCCGGGTGGCCGACGCCCCTCACTTCCGGGCCTCCCCCGCGCAGCGCCAGCTCTTCATCCTCCAGGCGCAGGGCGGCGGGGCGGACACGCGCTACCACATGACGGGCGCGCTCGCCGTCTCGGGACCCCTGGACGTGGCCCGTCTGGAGTCCGCCCTGCGCGCGCTGGTCCAGCGGCACGAGGCCTTCCGCACGTCGTTCGCCCTCGTGGACGACGACGTGGTCCAGCGCGTGGCGCCCTCCGTGCCGTTCGCGCTGGAGCGGCTCGAAGGGCAGGGGGACGTTCCCACGTGGGCCCGCCGTTTCGTGCGTCCGTTCGATCTGAGCGTGGCGCCCTTGTTCCGCGCGGGTCTGGTGGCGCGTGAGGGTCAGCCCGCGCTGCTGCTCGTGGATCTGCACCACATCATCTCCGACGCCGCCTCCGTGGCGCTCGTCCTCGCCGAGCTGGTGGCCCTGTACGACGGCCAGGTTCTTCCGGCCCCGGGCCCTCGTCCCGTGGATGTCTCCGCGTGGCGACAGGCCCGGCTGGGGACGTCCGAGGGCGAGGCCGACGGCGCGTACTGGATGCGGGTGTTCGCCGAGCCTCCTCCGCCGTTGGATCTCCCCGCGGACGGGGTGCGGACCGCCCAGGCCTCGCTCGACGCGGCCGTGCACACGGTGACGCTCCCCGCCGAGTCCGCCGAGCGGCTGCGCGCGTGGTGCCGCCAGCACTCCACGACGCTCTTCAACGGGCTGCTGGCCGCCTTCTCCCTGCTCCTGTCGCGGCATGGCGCCACGCGCGACGTCGTGGTGGGCACGCCGGTGCTCGGCCGGACGCATCCCCAACTGCACGAGGCGGTGGGCTTCCACGTGGACACCCTCGCCCTGCGCAACGAGGTGCACGAAGCGCTGTCCGTCGAGGACTTCCTCGCCCAGGTCTCGCGCACCACGGCGCAGGCGCTCGCGCACCAGGAGTTCCCCTTCGCCCACCTCGTCGAGACGCTGCATGCGCGGGGCGGGCTGGCGCGCGGCTCGCTCTTCGACGTGCTCTTCAGCCTCGAGGAGGAGGGACGGACGGCGTTCACGTGCGCGTCCGGCGTTCGCCTGGAGCGGCTGGACAACCCCCTGCCGTCCTCCAAGGTGGAGCTGACACTCACCGCCCAGGTGCGTGAGGCGGGGGCCCTGCGGTTGGAGTGGAGCTACCGCACCGCGCTGTTCTCCGCCGAGCGCATCGCGGGCCTGGCCCGGCGCTATGTCCGCCTGCTCGATGCCCTGGTGACGCAGCCCGGCGCGGCGCTGCGCGATCTGCCCATGTTCAGCGCGGCCGAGCGCACGCGGCTCGTCGAGGGCTTCGGCCAGCGCCACGACTACCCCCTGCATCGCACCCTGGGCGAGCTGTTCGAGGAGCAGGCCGCCCTGCACCCCGAGGCCCTCGCCGCGTGGCACGAAGGCCAGGGGCTCACCTACCGCGAGCTGGACGCCCGCACGAACCAGCTCGCGCGGCGGCTGCGCGCGCTCGGGGTGGAGCGCGAGACGGTGCTGGCCGTGCTGGCCCGCCCCTCGCTGGAGATGGTGGTGGGCATCCTCGCCGTGGTGAAGGCGGGCGGTACCTATCTGCCGTTGGATCCCGCCCATCCGGCCGAGCGTCTCGAGCTGCTGCTCCAGGACGCCGGGGCGCGGTGGGTGCTGGAGGACGTGCCTCACCCCGAGGTGCGGACGGAGGCGCCCCGGTTGACGCTCTCCGCGCCGTCGAGCTTCGACGCGGACGCCGCGCCGCTCGCGCGGGTGAACGCGCCCGAGGACCGGCTCTACATCATCTATACCTCCGGCACGACGGGCCGCCCCAAGGGCGTGATGGTGGAGCACCGCGCCCTGTGCAACCAGGTGTACTGGCTGCGGCGGATGTTCGCTCCGGCGGGACAGATGCGGCACATGCTGCTCGTGTCGCCCGCGGTGGATGTCTCCGTCCACCAGCTCTTCCTGCCGCTCATGCGCGGCGATGCGCTCTTCCTGCCCACCTACGACACGCTCGTGTCCCCCGAGGGTCTGTACGCCTACGTGGTCGAGCACCGCATCGACGTCGTGGACTCGGTGCCCGCGCTGCTCAAGGGCCTGCTGGAGCACGGCACGGGCCGCGCGAAGCTCCGCGTGCCCTACCTGGGCTTCGGCGGCGACGTGCTGAGCGCCAGCGTGGTGGAGCTCGTCGAGCGGCACGCGGAGATCTCCACCCTCATCAACTACTACGGCCCCACCGAGGCCTGTCTCAACACCACCGCGCTCTTCACCCAGGACTGGCGCCAGTACACCCAGGTGCCCATCGGTCCGCCGGTGGACAACTACCGCGTCTACCTCGTCGACGCGTCGCTCAACCTCGTGCCGCCGGGCTCCGTGGGCGAGCTGTGTGTGGGCGGTGTGGGGCTCGCGCGGGGCTACCTCGGTCGGCCGGACCTCACCGCCGAGCGCTTCGTCCCCAATCCCTTCGCCTCCGGCGAGCGCATGTACCGCACGGGAGACCTCGCCCGGTGGCTGCCGGATGGGAAGCTCGAGTTCCTGGGCCGCGTGGATCATCAGGTGAAGATCCGCGGCTTCCGCGTGGAGACGGCGGAGATCGAGGCCGTCATCAGCCGCCTGCCCGGCGTGGCCGATTGTGTCGTCGAGGCGTTGGAGGATCCGGATGGCGACAAGCGCCTGGCCGCGTTCCTCGTGGCCCGCGCGGGAGAGACCCTGGAGCCGAGCCGGGTGCGCGAGGCGCTCAAGGCCCGGTTGCCCGCGTACATGGTGCCCTCGGTGCTGGTGCCCCTGGCCGCCCTGCCCGTGACGATGAGCGGCAAGCTGGACCGCAAGGCCCTCGCGGGCCTGGCCACCTCGGTGGGGACGGTGACGGGCGCCCAGACGCGTCCGCTCACGCCCTTCGAGCAGCGCCTCGCCGCGCTCTGGTCCGAGGTGCTCGGCGCGCCGGTGTCCCAGCCGTCCGATGACTTCTTCGACCACGGCGGCCACTCGCTGCTCGCCACCCAGGTGCGCTCGCGGGTGTCCCAGTTGCTGGGGGTGGATGCGCCCCTGCGTCTGCTCTTCGAGCACCCCGTGCTGGAGGACTACGCGCGCGCCCTGGAGGAACTGAGGCCCCAGGCGTCCGCCACGCCCGTGGTGCCCATTCCGGTGGTGCCGCGCACCGAGGTGCTGCCGCTGTCCTCCGCGCAGCAGCGCCTGTGGTTCCTGGATCAGCTCGAGCCCGGCAGCCCGCTCTACAACATCGCGGGCGCGGTCCAACTGGAGGGCGCCCTGGACGAGGCGGCGCTCACCAAGGCCTTCCGTGCGCTGGTGGCCCGCCACGAGTCGCTGCGCACCACGTTCGCGACGCGCGATGGCACCGGCGTGCAGGTCATCCACCCGGAGGGGTCCTTCTCCCTGGAGGTCGAGGACCTGCGCGCGCAGCCCGAGGCCCGCTCCGACGCGGCCTTGACCCAGCGACTCGCGCGGGTGGCCCAGCAACCGTTCTCGCTCGCGCACGGTCCGCTGCTGCGCGTGCGGCTGGTGCGCCTGGAGGCCGAGCGCGGAGTGGTCCTGGTGGTGATGCACCACATCATCTCGGATGGCTGGTCCATCAACGTGCTGCTCCGCGAGTTCGCGGCCCTGTACGCGGGCCAGCTCGCGGGCGCGCCCGTGGCCCTCGCGCCGCTGCCCATTCAATACGCGGACTACGCCCACTGGCAGCGGGCGGGGCAGGGGCGTGACGCGCTCGCGGAGGACCTCGCCTTCTGGACGGCGCACCTGGGCTCCCGCCCGCCACCGTTGCGCCTGCCCACCGATCGGCCCCGTCCCTCCGTCCTGACCCACGCGGGCGCGCTCCTGTCGGGCCGTTGGTCCCCAGCGCTGCTCCAGGGACTCCAGGAGACGAGCCGCCGGAGCGGACGCACGCTGTTCATGACGCTGCTGGCGGCCTTCCAGGCCCTGCTGCACCGCTATACGGGCCAGCGCACCGTCATCGTCGGTACGCCCATCGCCCAGCGCACCCGCGCGGAGACGGAGGGCCTCATCGGCTGCTTCGTCAACACGCTCGCCCTGCGCGCGGACGTGGACCCGGCGCGCTCCTTCGCGGACTTCGCCGACGACGTGGGCCGCGCGGTGCTCTCCGCCTTCACCCACCAGGCGCTGCCCTTCGACGTGCTGGTGGAGCAGCTCGGGGTGGAGCGGGACCTGAGCCAGTCGCCGCTCGTGCAGGTCCTCTTCGCGCTGCAGAACACGCCGGGGGGGCCGGTGGAGCTGCCGGGCCTGCGGATGTCGCCCCTGGAGGTGCCCACCGGCACCGCCCGCTTCGAGCTCTCGGTCGCGCTCAGCGAAGAGCCGGACGGGCTCGCCTACACCTTCGAGTACAACACGGACCTCTTCCAGCCGGAGACGATGCGGCGGCTGGCGCGGGCCTTCGAGGTGCTCCTGGAGGGCGTGGTCCAGGCGCCGGACACCCGCGTGCGCGCGCTGCCGGTGGTGCCTCCCGAGGAGCAGCGCTTCCTGGAGGGCCTCGCGCGGACGGAGCGGCCCGTGGAGCACCGGCTCGCGCGGGACTTGCTGGAGGCGCAGGCCCGGCTGCGTCCGGATGCGCTCGCGCTCCAGCACCGGGGCGAGCGCGTGACGTTCGCCGAGTGGGAGCGGCGGGCCAACCAGCTCGCCTGGGCGCTGCGCGCGCGCGGTGTGGGCCCCGAGAGTGTCGTGGCGCTCAGCCTGGAGCCCTCCATCGACGTGCTGGTGACGTTCTTCGGCATCCTCAAGGCTGGCGCCGCCTACGTGCCGTTGGATCCCAGCTACCCGGCGGACCGGCTCGCCTTCATGTTGAAGGACTCGGGCGCGCGGTGGCTCATCACCCGGGAGCACCTGCTCGGCCAGTTGCCCGTGCCCGAGGGCGTGGAGGCGTTCGTCTGGGAGCGGGAAGCGGAGCGGCTGGCCTCGCATCCCGCGACGCCTCCGCCCGTGGCGGCCGAGCCCGAGTCGCTCGCCTACCTCATCTACACCTCGGGCTCCACGGGCCTGCCCAAGGCGGTGATGATCTCCAACGGGGCGATGGTGAACTACAGCGCCGCGGCCGCCCACGCGTACGGTCTGCGCGCCACGGATCGGGCCCTGCTGCTCTCGCCCATCAGCTTCGACATGAGCCTGGAGCAGATCCTCCCGTGTCTCCACGTGGGCGGCACGCTCGTCATCCGCGAGGAGGACACCCTCGACTCGGTGGAGCGCTTCGTCGAGCGCGTGCGGGAGTGGGAGATCGGCTTCCTCAGCATGCCCGCCGCGCTGTGGGCCGAGCTCACCGCCGCCCTGGAGCAGGGACGGCTCCAACTGCCGCCGTCGGTGCGCGTGGTGAACTCGGGGGGCGAGAAGATCCTCCCCTCGCGGGTGCTCACCTGGCGCCGCGCGGTGGGCCCGTCCGTGCGGATGATGAACTCGTACGGTCCCACCGAGGTCACCGTGATCGGCACGACGTGCGACCTCACCGCGCTGGAGCAGGAGGTTCTCGAAACGCACGAGGTGCCCCTGGGCCGGGCGATCGCCAACGTGCGTGTGCACGTGCTCGACCCCGACCTGCGGCCCGTGGCCCGGGGCGTGGCTGGGGAGATCTACATCGGCGGCGCGGGCGTGGGCCGGGGCTATCACCGCCGCCCGGAGCTGACGGCCGAGCGCTTCGTGCCGGATCCCTTCGCTCCCACGGCCGGCGCCCGCATGTACCGCACCGGAGACGTGGCCCGGCTGCTCGACAACGGCATGGTGGAGTACCTGGGCCGGGGCGATCACCAGGTGAAGATCCGCGGCTTCCGGATCGAACTCGGGGAGATCGAGACGGCGCTCAGCCAGCACCCCCAGGTGCGGGACGTGGTGGTGGTCGTGCGGGAGGAGCCCCCGGCGGGCAAGCGGCTCGTGGCCTACGTGACGGCGCGGGGTGACCGCCCGGCCGCGGGCGCCGAGCTGCGCGGCTTCCTCAAGGGCCGGATGCCCGACTACCTGGTGCCCCATGCCTACGTCTGCCTGGAGGCCCTGCCCATCGCGCCTGGCGGCAAGGTGGACCGCTCGCGGCTTCCCGCACCGGAGCGGGAGCAGGGCCAGGCCTTCGTGGCGCCCCAGGGCGAACTGCAAAGCGCCGTGGCCGCCCTGTACGCGGCCGTTCTGTCCGTGCCCCAGGTGGGGGCGACGGATGACTTCTTCTCGCTCGGCGGCCACTCGCTGCTGGCGACCCAGCTCGTCGCCCGGTTGCGGGACGCGCTCTCCGTCGAGGTACCGCTCAAGACGATCTTCGAGCACCCCTCGGTCGAGGCGCTCGCGCGGGCGGTGGAGGCGCTGCGCCAGCAGGGCGCTCCGAGCGGGGAGGAGCGAATCGGACGTGCCTCGCGTCAAGGTCGAAAGGTCAAGCGGTGA